The proteins below come from a single Streptomyces sp. B3I8 genomic window:
- a CDS encoding M23 family metallopeptidase: MSFRSTLRRHPRTSSLRTRAAVLGVGLGASVVLGAGAAVAADTVAATPISATSSTLAAAVRAQAAAQAEAATHAEQAAAAAKAKAKAAKANAKAAAVKKAASWVDPVKKYALSAGFDQNGSHWAHKHSGQDFAVPIGTDVVAAHGGTVVKAGGNGAGDGPAYGNAIVVKHANGTYSQYAHLSRIDVRPGQVVATGQHIARSGNTGNSTGPHLHFEIRKTPNYGSAVNPVAFLRSHGTGV, encoded by the coding sequence ATGTCCTTCCGCTCCACGCTCCGCCGCCACCCCCGTACGTCCTCGCTCCGCACCCGCGCCGCCGTCCTCGGCGTCGGCCTGGGCGCCTCGGTCGTCCTGGGTGCGGGAGCCGCGGTAGCCGCCGACACCGTCGCCGCCACCCCGATCAGCGCGACGTCCAGCACCCTCGCCGCCGCCGTACGCGCGCAGGCCGCCGCGCAGGCCGAGGCCGCGACCCACGCCGAGCAGGCCGCCGCCGCCGCGAAGGCCAAGGCGAAGGCCGCCAAGGCGAACGCCAAGGCCGCCGCGGTCAAGAAGGCCGCCTCCTGGGTCGACCCGGTCAAGAAGTACGCGCTCAGCGCCGGCTTCGACCAGAACGGCAGCCACTGGGCGCACAAGCACAGTGGGCAGGACTTCGCGGTGCCGATCGGTACGGACGTCGTCGCCGCGCACGGCGGGACCGTCGTCAAGGCCGGCGGCAACGGCGCCGGCGACGGCCCGGCGTACGGCAACGCGATCGTCGTCAAGCACGCCAACGGCACGTACTCGCAGTACGCGCACCTCTCCCGGATCGACGTGCGGCCCGGCCAGGTCGTCGCCACCGGGCAGCACATCGCCCGCAGCGGCAACACCGGCAACTCGACCGGTCCCCACCTGCACTTCGAGATCCGCAAGACCCCGAACTACGGCTCGGCGGTCAACCCGGTCGCCTTCCTGCGTTCGCACGGCACGGGCGTCTGA
- a CDS encoding TetR/AcrR family transcriptional regulator, translating to MDGNRHRRRGDTRQRIQDVALDLFSEQGYEKTSLREIAERLDVTKAALYYHFKTKEDILIGIFGDLTSPIDELIAWGREQPHTLATKQEVIRRYSGALADAGPLFRFMQENQATMRELRIGELFKDRMLELSGIIRDDGAPLADQVRCITALFTLHAGMFALRELDADPEDKRKAVLEVALDLVTKAHNGG from the coding sequence ATGGACGGCAACAGGCACCGGCGGCGGGGCGACACCCGTCAGCGCATCCAGGATGTTGCCCTCGACCTCTTCTCCGAGCAGGGGTACGAGAAGACCTCGCTGCGGGAGATCGCCGAGCGGCTGGACGTCACCAAGGCGGCGCTCTACTACCACTTCAAGACCAAGGAAGACATCCTCATCGGCATCTTCGGGGACCTGACCTCGCCGATCGACGAGCTCATCGCCTGGGGCCGGGAGCAGCCGCACACCCTGGCCACCAAGCAGGAGGTCATCCGCCGCTACAGCGGGGCCCTCGCCGACGCCGGGCCGCTCTTCCGCTTCATGCAGGAGAACCAGGCGACGATGCGGGAGCTGCGCATCGGCGAGCTGTTCAAGGACCGGATGCTGGAACTGAGCGGCATCATCCGGGACGACGGCGCCCCGCTGGCCGACCAGGTCCGCTGCATCACCGCGCTGTTCACGCTGCACGCGGGGATGTTCGCGCTGCGGGAGCTCGATGCCGATCCGGAGGACAAGCGGAAGGCGGTCCTGGAGGTCGCACTCGACCTGGTGACGAAGGCGCACAACGGCGGCTGA
- a CDS encoding MDR family MFS transporter — translation MAETADIAADRPVGAEKSGAEDGGKQPRSVRVVLLALMIAMLLAMLDNMIVGTAMPTIVGELGGLEHLSWVVTAYTLATAAATPLWGKLGDMYGRKGVFMTSIVIFLIGSALSGMAQDMGQLIGFRAVQGLGAGGLMVGVMAIIGDLIPPRERGKYQGMMAGVMALAMIAGPLVGGTITDHLGWRWSFYINLPLGAVALAAVSVVLHLPKKRAETRIDYLGAALLTLGITSIVLVTTWGGTEYAWGSARIMELIGIGVAALVGFLFWQTRAAAPIMPLHIFRNRNFSLMSIIGFITGFVMFGAVLFLPLYQQSVQGASATNSGLLLLPMLGAMLVVSMVAGRVTTNSGRYKVFPLVGGALLIVGLFLLSRMDVETTRLTSGIYMAVLGAGMGCLMQITMLVAQNSVEMKDMGVASSSATLFRTLGSSFGVAIMGALFNHRVQDVMVERAGDLGGKMTEQSAQLDAASLAKLPAQAREAYQFAVSAGTHSAFLLGAAVAVVALVAAVFVKEVPLRGAGGPKPAEEAAGDAAGERPAVAEAV, via the coding sequence ATGGCGGAGACCGCGGACATAGCGGCCGACAGGCCCGTGGGGGCCGAGAAATCCGGGGCCGAGGACGGCGGCAAACAGCCGCGCAGCGTACGCGTCGTCCTGCTCGCCCTGATGATCGCGATGCTGCTCGCGATGCTGGACAACATGATCGTCGGCACCGCGATGCCGACGATCGTCGGTGAGCTCGGCGGGCTCGAACACCTGTCGTGGGTGGTCACCGCGTACACGCTCGCCACGGCCGCCGCGACGCCCCTGTGGGGCAAGCTCGGCGACATGTACGGGCGCAAGGGCGTCTTCATGACCTCGATCGTGATCTTCCTGATCGGGTCGGCGCTCAGCGGCATGGCGCAGGACATGGGGCAGCTCATCGGCTTCCGCGCCGTGCAGGGCCTCGGCGCCGGCGGTCTGATGGTCGGCGTCATGGCGATCATCGGCGACCTGATCCCGCCGCGTGAGCGGGGCAAGTACCAGGGCATGATGGCCGGCGTGATGGCGCTCGCGATGATCGCGGGCCCGCTGGTCGGCGGCACCATCACCGACCACCTCGGCTGGCGCTGGTCCTTCTACATCAACCTGCCGCTCGGCGCGGTCGCGCTCGCCGCCGTCAGCGTCGTGCTGCACCTGCCGAAGAAGCGGGCGGAGACCCGTATCGACTACCTCGGCGCCGCGCTGCTGACGCTGGGCATCACCTCCATCGTGCTGGTCACCACCTGGGGCGGCACGGAGTACGCCTGGGGCTCGGCGCGCATCATGGAGCTGATCGGCATCGGTGTCGCCGCACTCGTCGGGTTCCTGTTCTGGCAGACCAGGGCCGCCGCGCCGATCATGCCGCTGCACATCTTCCGCAACCGCAACTTCTCGCTGATGTCGATCATCGGCTTCATCACCGGTTTCGTGATGTTCGGCGCCGTCCTCTTCCTGCCGCTGTACCAGCAGTCGGTGCAGGGCGCGTCCGCCACCAACTCCGGGCTGCTGCTGCTGCCGATGCTCGGCGCGATGCTCGTCGTCTCGATGGTGGCCGGACGGGTCACCACCAACAGCGGCCGGTACAAGGTGTTCCCGCTGGTCGGCGGAGCGCTGCTCATCGTCGGACTGTTCCTGCTGTCGCGGATGGACGTCGAGACGACCCGGCTGACCTCCGGGATCTACATGGCGGTGCTCGGCGCGGGCATGGGCTGCCTGATGCAGATCACCATGCTGGTGGCGCAGAACAGCGTGGAGATGAAGGACATGGGCGTCGCCTCGTCCTCCGCCACCCTGTTCCGGACGCTCGGCTCGTCGTTCGGTGTCGCGATCATGGGCGCGCTGTTCAACCACCGGGTGCAGGACGTCATGGTCGAGCGGGCGGGTGACCTCGGCGGCAAGATGACCGAGCAGTCGGCGCAGCTCGACGCGGCGAGCCTGGCGAAGCTGCCGGCGCAGGCGCGGGAGGCGTACCAGTTCGCGGTGTCCGCGGGTACGCACTCGGCGTTCCTGCTGGGCGCGGCCGTGGCCGTGGTCGCGCTGGTGGCGGCGGTGTTCGTCAAGGAGGTGCCGCTGCGGGGAGCCGGCGGCCCGAAGCCGGCGGAGGAGGCGGCCGGGGACGCCGCCGGGGAGCGGCCGGCGGTTGCAGAGGCCGTCTGA
- a CDS encoding TetR/AcrR family transcriptional regulator, which produces MARWQPGASQRLVVAAVDLFTEQGYDATTVTQIAERAGVTKSTFFRYFSDKRELLVAGQETLSRLLAEGIAEAPADATPLRAVAAGLERASGAMGTASRELGPRLRAAVAASTELQERDALKSVGLAAAMTAALVARGVPEPTAHLAAELGVLAFKRGYAHWSENSREDAEGLAPHALAALDELHAAMTTLG; this is translated from the coding sequence ATGGCCAGATGGCAACCAGGTGCGTCCCAGCGACTCGTCGTCGCGGCCGTCGACCTGTTCACCGAGCAGGGGTACGACGCCACGACGGTGACGCAGATCGCCGAGCGGGCGGGCGTCACCAAGAGCACCTTCTTCCGGTACTTCTCCGACAAGCGGGAGCTTCTGGTCGCGGGGCAGGAGACGCTCAGCAGGCTCCTCGCGGAGGGCATCGCCGAGGCGCCGGCGGACGCGACGCCGCTGCGGGCGGTGGCGGCCGGACTGGAACGTGCCTCGGGCGCCATGGGGACGGCCAGCCGCGAACTCGGCCCCCGGCTGCGGGCGGCCGTGGCGGCCAGCACCGAACTCCAGGAGCGCGACGCCCTCAAGAGCGTCGGCCTCGCCGCCGCGATGACGGCCGCGCTGGTCGCGCGCGGCGTCCCCGAGCCGACCGCGCACCTCGCGGCCGAGCTGGGCGTCCTCGCGTTCAAACGGGGCTACGCCCACTGGTCCGAGAACAGCCGCGAGGACGCTGAGGGCCTGGCCCCCCACGCTCTGGCGGCGCTGGACGAACTGCACGCGGCCATGACGACGCTGGGCTGA
- a CDS encoding SDR family oxidoreductase yields MHVLVTGGTGTIGTAVVAELLTGGHTVLALARSDASTKALESAGAKVLRGSLADLDVLRSGAAQSDGVISLAFGRDYASPDALARSIAEESAAVTALGEELLGSDRPFVTVSGTPWVPGRASTEADPLPTEGPVAGRARSVTAVLDLASRGVRSSAVRMPRTVHDQGHGGFAGMLTEAARRSGVAGYPGDGTQRWPAVHARDAAVLFRLALEKAPAGTSWHAVADEGDAVRDIAAVIGRRLGLPVERVPDENFGPFAPIFAMDQPASSAHTREALGWQPAHPGLLEDLENNLRP; encoded by the coding sequence ATGCATGTCCTCGTCACCGGCGGCACCGGCACCATCGGTACCGCCGTCGTCGCCGAACTGCTCACGGGCGGTCACACCGTGCTCGCGCTGGCCCGCTCGGACGCCTCAACGAAGGCCCTGGAGAGCGCCGGCGCCAAGGTGCTGCGCGGATCGCTGGCGGATCTCGACGTGCTGCGCTCCGGCGCCGCCCAGTCCGACGGCGTCATCAGCCTGGCGTTCGGACGCGACTACGCCAGCCCGGACGCGCTCGCGCGCAGCATCGCCGAGGAGAGCGCCGCGGTCACCGCGCTGGGGGAGGAACTCCTCGGCAGCGACCGCCCGTTCGTCACCGTCTCGGGCACCCCCTGGGTGCCGGGCCGCGCCTCCACCGAGGCCGATCCACTGCCGACCGAAGGCCCGGTGGCCGGCCGGGCCCGTTCGGTCACGGCGGTGCTGGACCTCGCCTCGCGCGGTGTGCGCAGCTCGGCCGTGCGCATGCCGCGCACGGTCCACGACCAGGGTCACGGCGGTTTCGCCGGCATGCTGACCGAGGCGGCGCGCCGCTCGGGGGTGGCCGGTTACCCGGGCGACGGCACCCAGCGCTGGCCGGCCGTGCACGCGCGCGACGCGGCCGTCCTGTTCCGGCTGGCCCTAGAGAAGGCGCCGGCCGGCACGTCCTGGCACGCCGTCGCCGACGAGGGTGACGCGGTGCGGGACATCGCGGCGGTCATCGGCCGGCGGCTCGGCCTGCCGGTCGAGCGGGTCCCGGACGAGAACTTCGGCCCGTTCGCCCCGATCTTCGCCATGGACCAGCCGGCCTCCAGCGCCCACACCCGCGAGGCCCTCGGCTGGCAGCCGGCCCACCCCGGCCTCCTGGAGGACCTGGAGAACAACCTCCGGCCCTGA
- the cseC gene encoding two-component system sensor histidine kinase CseC produces the protein MFRRRGRSGGAAGGGVPHARGAADDDGVTGTADGPYGTGTDAGDPYVTYLGGPESHGAEPREPGGSRTGVRAPGAPDLAAPGSGPRALGMRTGLRWKLSAAIALVGALVAVALSLVVHNAARVSMLDNSRDLADERIQVAQRMYESGRTQAFGVKVDDPGIPRDLLMRVKQGRRATYVAEGLHGVPDIWAAVPLKDGRVLSLQTTFTDRSASVIDDLDEALLIGSIAVVLGGSALGVLIGGQMSRRLRKAAAAANRVAMGERDVRVRDSIGGVVRDETDDLARAVDAMAEALQQRIEAERRVTADIAHELRTPVTGLLTAAELLPPGRPTELVLDRAKAMRTLVEDVLEVARLDGASERAELQDILLGQFVTRRVAAKDADIEVTVVHESAVTTDPRRLERVLFNLLANAARHGRPPVRVAVEGRVIRVRDHGPGFPAELLEEGPSRFRTGSPDRAGRGHGLGLTIAAGQARVLGARLTFRNVRAPGAPETGPAQGAMAVLWLPEHAPTNTGSYPMLPQEAP, from the coding sequence ATGTTTCGGCGCCGAGGGCGGTCCGGCGGCGCGGCGGGGGGCGGTGTGCCGCACGCGCGCGGTGCCGCCGACGACGACGGCGTGACCGGCACTGCGGACGGGCCGTACGGTACCGGTACCGATGCGGGTGATCCGTACGTGACGTACCTCGGCGGGCCGGAGTCGCACGGCGCGGAACCGCGCGAGCCGGGCGGGTCCCGCACCGGCGTGCGCGCCCCCGGGGCGCCCGACCTGGCCGCGCCCGGGTCCGGTCCGCGCGCCCTCGGTATGCGTACGGGACTGCGGTGGAAGCTCAGCGCGGCGATCGCCCTGGTCGGCGCGCTCGTGGCGGTCGCCCTGAGCCTGGTGGTGCACAACGCGGCGCGCGTCTCGATGCTGGACAACTCACGCGATCTGGCCGACGAGCGGATCCAGGTGGCACAGCGTATGTACGAGTCCGGGCGCACCCAGGCCTTCGGGGTCAAGGTCGACGACCCGGGCATCCCCCGGGATCTGCTGATGAGGGTCAAGCAGGGCCGGCGGGCCACCTACGTGGCGGAGGGGCTGCACGGGGTGCCGGACATCTGGGCGGCCGTGCCGCTCAAGGACGGCAGGGTGCTGTCGCTGCAGACCACCTTCACGGACCGCAGCGCCAGCGTGATCGACGACCTCGACGAGGCGCTGCTGATCGGCTCGATCGCGGTCGTCCTCGGCGGTAGCGCGCTCGGCGTGCTCATCGGCGGACAGATGTCGCGCCGGCTGCGCAAGGCGGCGGCCGCGGCGAACCGGGTCGCCATGGGCGAGCGGGACGTACGGGTGCGGGACTCGATCGGCGGCGTCGTACGGGACGAGACGGACGATCTCGCGCGGGCGGTGGACGCGATGGCGGAGGCGCTGCAGCAGCGCATCGAGGCGGAGCGCCGGGTGACCGCGGACATCGCGCACGAGCTGCGCACCCCGGTGACGGGTCTGCTCACGGCGGCCGAGCTGCTGCCGCCGGGCCGGCCGACCGAGCTGGTGCTCGACCGGGCGAAGGCGATGCGGACGCTGGTCGAGGACGTGCTGGAGGTGGCCCGGCTGGACGGGGCGTCGGAGCGGGCCGAGCTCCAGGACATCCTGCTCGGGCAGTTCGTGACCCGGCGGGTGGCGGCGAAGGACGCGGACATCGAGGTGACGGTGGTGCACGAGTCGGCGGTCACCACGGACCCGCGCCGGCTGGAGCGTGTGCTGTTCAACCTGCTGGCGAACGCGGCACGGCACGGCCGGCCGCCGGTGCGGGTGGCGGTGGAGGGCCGGGTGATCCGGGTGCGGGACCACGGGCCCGGCTTCCCCGCGGAGCTGCTGGAGGAGGGGCCGAGCCGGTTCCGCACCGGCAGCCCCGACCGGGCCGGCCGGGGTCACGGCCTGGGCCTGACGATCGCGGCGGGCCAGGCGCGGGTGCTGGGCGCCCGTCTCACCTTCCGCAATGTGCGCGCCCCGGGGGCTCCCGAGACGGGCCCCGCCCAAGGGGCGATGGCGGTCCTCTGGCTCCCGGAGCACGCCCCCACCAACACCGGCAGCTACCCGATGCTGCCGCAGGAGGCCCCGTAG
- the cseB gene encoding two-component system response regulator CseB — protein sequence MPEQTHVLFVEDDDVIREATQLALERDGFAVTAMPDGLSGLESFRARRPDIALLDVMVPGLDGVSLCRRIRDESNVPVIMLSARADSIDVVLGLEAGADDYVTKPFDGAVLVARIRAVLRRFGHAGGIRGDEPDAVAEGGVLTFGELEVDTSGMEVRRSGRPVSLTPTEMRLLLEFSAAPNTVLSRDKLLERVWDYGWGGDTRVVDVHVQRLRTKIGQDRIETVRGFGYKLKA from the coding sequence ATGCCAGAGCAGACCCATGTCCTGTTCGTGGAGGACGACGACGTCATCCGTGAGGCCACGCAACTGGCGCTGGAGCGTGACGGCTTCGCGGTCACCGCCATGCCCGACGGGCTGTCGGGCCTGGAGTCGTTCCGCGCCCGGCGCCCCGACATCGCGCTGCTGGACGTGATGGTGCCGGGGCTCGACGGGGTGAGCCTGTGCCGGCGCATCCGGGACGAGTCGAACGTTCCGGTGATCATGCTCTCGGCACGCGCCGACTCCATCGACGTCGTCCTCGGTCTGGAGGCGGGCGCCGACGACTACGTGACCAAGCCGTTCGACGGGGCCGTGCTGGTCGCCCGGATCCGCGCGGTGCTGCGCCGCTTCGGGCACGCGGGGGGCATCCGCGGGGACGAGCCGGACGCGGTGGCCGAGGGCGGGGTGCTCACCTTCGGCGAACTGGAGGTGGACACCAGCGGCATGGAGGTGCGCCGCTCCGGGCGCCCGGTGTCGCTCACGCCGACCGAGATGCGGCTGCTGCTGGAGTTCTCCGCGGCGCCGAACACGGTGCTGTCGCGGGACAAACTGCTGGAGCGGGTGTGGGACTACGGCTGGGGCGGGGACACCCGCGTCGTCGACGTCCATGTGCAGCGGCTGCGGACGAAGATCGGCCAGGACCGGATCGAGACGGTCCGCGGCTTCGGCTACAAACTGAAGGCCTGA
- a CDS encoding SigE family RNA polymerase sigma factor, with product MDMTQVQGEVLEFEEYVRTRQDALLRSARRLVPDPVDAQDLLQTALVRTYGRWEGIADKRLADAYLRRVMINTRTEWWRARKLEEVPTEQLPDASVDDSAEQHADRALLMDVLKVLAPKQRSVVVLRHWEQMTTEETAAALGMSAGTVKSTLHRALARLREELESRDLDARALEREERERCAA from the coding sequence ATGGACATGACGCAGGTTCAGGGCGAGGTGCTCGAGTTCGAGGAGTACGTCCGCACACGGCAGGACGCGCTGCTGCGCAGTGCGCGCCGGCTGGTGCCCGACCCGGTCGACGCCCAGGATCTCCTGCAGACCGCGCTCGTACGGACGTACGGCCGATGGGAGGGCATCGCCGACAAGCGTCTGGCCGACGCCTATCTGCGCCGGGTCATGATCAACACCCGGACCGAGTGGTGGCGCGCCCGCAAGCTGGAGGAAGTGCCCACCGAGCAGCTCCCGGACGCCTCCGTCGACGACTCGGCCGAGCAGCACGCGGACCGCGCCCTGCTGATGGACGTCCTCAAGGTTCTCGCTCCCAAGCAACGCAGCGTCGTGGTGCTGCGACACTGGGAGCAGATGACCACGGAGGAGACCGCCGCCGCCCTCGGCATGTCGGCCGGCACGGTGAAGAGCACGCTGCACCGGGCGCTCGCCCGGCTCCGCGAGGAGCTGGAGTCCCGCGATCTGGACGCACGGGCGCTGGAGCGTGAGGAGCGGGAGCGTTGCGCGGCCTAG
- a CDS encoding A/G-specific adenine glycosylase: protein MTAPTAHTTDAPTAASPTTHPIPTPAADPTPPAAPAVTGGHLHTPVIAWFEAHARDLPWRRPDAGPWGVMVSEFMLQQTPVNRVLPVYEQWLARWPRPADLAKEAPGEAVRAWGRLGYPRRALRLHGAAVAITERHGGDVPTDHAQLLALPGIGEYTAAAVASFAYGQRHAVLDTNVRRVLARAVTGVQYPPNATTAAERKLARALLPEDEHTASRWAAASMELGALVCTAKNESCHRCPIADRCAWHVAGKPAHDGPPRRVQSYAGTDRQVRGRLLAVLREAAHPVPQAALDRVWNEPVQRARALDGLVSDGLVEPLPGGRYRLPLS, encoded by the coding sequence ATGACAGCACCCACCGCGCACACCACAGACGCCCCCACCGCCGCCTCCCCCACGACCCACCCCATCCCCACCCCCGCCGCGGACCCCACGCCCCCGGCGGCCCCCGCCGTCACCGGGGGACACCTGCACACCCCTGTCATCGCCTGGTTCGAGGCGCACGCCCGGGACCTCCCCTGGCGCCGCCCCGACGCCGGGCCCTGGGGCGTGATGGTCAGCGAGTTCATGCTCCAGCAGACCCCGGTCAACCGCGTCCTGCCGGTCTACGAGCAGTGGCTCGCGCGCTGGCCGCGCCCCGCCGACCTCGCCAAAGAGGCGCCCGGCGAGGCCGTCCGCGCCTGGGGCCGCCTCGGCTACCCCCGCCGCGCGCTGCGGTTGCACGGCGCGGCCGTCGCCATAACGGAACGGCACGGCGGTGACGTCCCCACCGACCACGCCCAGCTGCTCGCGCTGCCCGGCATCGGCGAGTACACCGCCGCGGCGGTGGCGTCGTTCGCGTACGGCCAGCGGCACGCCGTGCTGGACACCAACGTCCGCCGCGTGCTCGCCCGCGCGGTCACCGGCGTCCAGTACCCGCCGAACGCGACCACGGCCGCCGAGCGCAAGCTGGCCCGCGCCCTGCTGCCGGAGGACGAGCACACGGCCTCCCGCTGGGCGGCGGCGTCGATGGAGCTCGGCGCGCTGGTGTGCACGGCGAAGAACGAGAGCTGCCACCGCTGCCCGATCGCCGACCGGTGCGCCTGGCACGTCGCGGGCAAGCCCGCGCACGACGGCCCGCCGCGCCGCGTCCAGTCGTACGCGGGTACGGACCGTCAGGTGCGCGGCCGGCTGCTCGCCGTGCTCCGGGAGGCCGCGCACCCCGTTCCGCAGGCGGCCCTGGACCGGGTGTGGAACGAACCGGTGCAGCGCGCCCGCGCGCTGGACGGTCTGGTCTCCGACGGACTGGTCGAGCCGCTGCCCGGCGGCCGGTACCGCCTTCCCCTGAGCTGA
- the disA gene encoding DNA integrity scanning diadenylate cyclase DisA: MAANDRAAAPGKSGGSSGTDGLMRASLSAVAPGTSLRDGLERVLRGNTGGLIVLGSDKTVESMCTGGFVLDVEFTATRLRELCKLDGGIVLSSDLSKILRAGVQLLPDPTIPTEETGTRHRTADRVSKQVKYPVVSVSQSMRLIALYVDGQRRVLEDSAAILSRANQALATLERYKLRLDEVAGTLSALEIEDLVTVRDVSAVAQRLEMVRRIATEIAEYVVELGTDGRLLALQLDELIAGVEPERELVVRDYVPEPTAKRSRTVDEALAELDALSHAELLELSTVARALGYTGSPEALDSAVSPRGFRLLAKVPRLPGAIIDRLVEHFGGLQKLLAASVDDLQTVDGVGEARARSVREGLSRLAESSILERYV; encoded by the coding sequence GTGGCAGCCAACGACCGGGCGGCAGCTCCCGGAAAATCCGGTGGGAGTTCCGGTACCGACGGCCTGATGCGCGCCTCCCTGAGCGCCGTGGCGCCGGGCACGAGCCTGCGCGACGGACTGGAGCGGGTGCTGCGCGGCAACACCGGCGGACTCATCGTGCTCGGCTCCGACAAGACCGTCGAGTCGATGTGCACGGGCGGTTTCGTCCTCGACGTCGAGTTCACGGCGACGCGGCTGCGCGAGCTGTGCAAGCTCGACGGCGGCATCGTGCTCTCCTCCGACCTGTCGAAGATCCTCCGCGCGGGAGTGCAGTTGCTGCCCGACCCGACGATCCCCACGGAGGAGACCGGCACCCGGCACCGCACCGCGGACCGGGTCAGCAAGCAGGTCAAGTACCCCGTGGTCTCGGTCTCCCAGTCGATGCGCCTGATCGCGCTGTACGTCGACGGGCAGCGCCGGGTGCTGGAGGACTCGGCGGCGATCCTGTCCCGCGCCAACCAGGCGCTGGCCACGCTGGAGCGGTACAAGCTCCGCCTGGACGAGGTGGCGGGCACGCTGTCGGCGCTGGAGATCGAGGACCTGGTGACGGTCCGGGACGTCTCGGCGGTCGCGCAGCGCCTGGAGATGGTCCGCCGCATCGCCACCGAGATCGCCGAGTACGTGGTCGAGCTCGGCACCGACGGCCGTCTTCTCGCCCTCCAGCTCGACGAGTTGATCGCGGGCGTGGAACCCGAGCGCGAACTGGTCGTGCGGGACTACGTCCCCGAGCCCACCGCCAAGCGTTCCCGCACGGTCGACGAGGCCCTCGCCGAGCTCGACGCGCTGAGCCACGCGGAACTGCTGGAGCTGTCCACGGTCGCCCGCGCGCTCGGCTACACCGGCTCCCCCGAGGCGCTGGACTCCGCCGTCTCGCCGCGCGGCTTCCGGCTGCTGGCGAAGGTGCCCCGGTTGCCCGGCGCGATCATCGACCGCCTGGTCGAGCACTTCGGCGGCCTGCAGAAGCTGCTCGCCGCGAGCGTCGACGACCTGCAGACGGTCGACGGCGTCGGCGAGGCCCGCGCCCGCAGCGTCCGCGAGGGCCTGTCCCGGCTCGCGGAGTCGTCGATCCTGGAGCGGTACGTCTGA